A stretch of the Arachis stenosperma cultivar V10309 chromosome 6, arast.V10309.gnm1.PFL2, whole genome shotgun sequence genome encodes the following:
- the LOC130934526 gene encoding uncharacterized protein LOC130934526, which yields MVHGPCGHLNIKSQCMINGKCSKFFPKAFRDRTIIDKADFSRYQRRDNGRIVSKKIVEVDNSFIIPYNASLLLKFRCHINVKYTCQTSSIKYLFKYLHKGNDRVIATFYQSNGSQVDEICNYYDCRYISACEAAWRLFGYPIQMKEPVVIRLPFHYPDDMPILYKDTDTIQSVVEIFFKKSMLIGWFKENEEHIDARNLTYFEFLTKFVWNEKHHMWTHRKQGYAIGRISQIPPMNKEDYYLRLLVNIQKGCTSFNDLRTVDGVVYNSFKDACYALGLVQSCAG from the coding sequence ATGGTTCATGGTCCATGTGGTCATTTAAATATTAAGAGCCAGTGCATGATCAATGGTAAATGCTCAAAGTTTTTTCCCAAAGCATTTAGAGATAGGACAATTATTGACAAAGCAGACTTTTCAAGATATCAAAGAAGAGATAATGGGCGAATTGTATCAAAGAAAATTGTGGAGGTTGACAACTCCTTCATAATTCCATATAATGCCAGTCTTCTTCTAAAATTTAGATGTCACATCAATGTTAAGTATACTTGCCAAACTTCATCAATCAAATATCTGTTCAAGTATCTTCACAAGGGTAATGACAGGGTGATAGCTACATTTTATCAAAGCAATGGATCTCAGGTAGATGAAATATGTAATTATTATGATTGTAGATATATATCAGCATGTGAAGCTGCATGGAGATTGTTTGGTTATCCTATTCAAATGAAGGAACCAGTAGTAATAAGATTGCCATTCCATTATCCTGATGATATGCCAATTCTCTACAAAGATACTGATACAATTCAATCGGTTgttgaaatttttttcaagaaatCTATGTTGATTGGATGGttcaaagaaaatgaagagcATATTGATGCAAGAAATCTGACTTATTTTGAGTTTCTGACAAAATTTGTTTGGAATGAAAAACATCATATGTGGACTCATAGAAAGCAAGGGTATGCCATAGGAAGGATATCTCAAATACCACCAATGAATAAAGAAGATTACTATCTAAGGCTACTTGTGAATATTCAAAAGGGATGTACGAGTTTCAATGATCTAAGAACAGTTGATGGTGTGGTTTATAACTccttcaaagatgcatgctatgCACTTGGACTAGTGCAGAGCTGTGCAGGATGA
- the LOC130932840 gene encoding histidine biosynthesis bifunctional protein hisIE, chloroplastic isoform X1 has translation MTISYAHMLQFSTSILNGKLSFTSDNKGRRTHVLAFASLERPDKNIVIDPKFCQVDSLLDSVKWDDKGLAVAIAQNIDTGAILMQGFANREAVFTTLSSRKATFFSRSRSTLWTKGETSNNFINIHDVFLDCDRDSIIYFGKPDGPTCHTGAETCYYTSVFDSLKQQEIEGNRLALTSLYSLESTISQRKAELAEEENGKPSWTKRLLLNDKLLCSKIREEANELCQTLENNEDKSRTASEMADVLYHAMVLLAVKDVKVEDVLQVLRQRFFQSGIEEKKSRVSKKSEQD, from the exons ATGACCATTTCCTATGCTCACATGCTTCAATTTTCCACTAGTATCCTCAATGGCAAGCTATCATTTACCAGTGACAATAAAGGGAGAAGGACACAcgtcttagcttttgcttcgtTGGAGAGACCAGACAAAAATATAGTCATTGACCCCAAG TTTTGTCAGGTAGACTCTCTGCTGGACAGTGTAAAATGGGATGATAAAGGTTTGGCTGTGGCAATAGCTCAGAATATTGACACTGGAGCCATATTAATGCAAGGTTTTGCAAATAGAGAAGCAGTGTTTACAACCCTATCTTCCCGGAAGGCTACGTTCTTCAGTCGGTCACGGTCAACATTGTGGACCAAAGGAGAGacttctaataattttataaatattcaCGATGTTTTTCTTGACTGTGATCGTGATTCT ATAATATACTTCGGGAAACCTGATGGACCTACCTGCCACACAGGGGCAGAAACATGCTATTATACATCAGTCTTTGACTCACTAAAACAGCAAGAG ATTGAAGGAAATAGGTTGGCATTAACCTCTTTGTATTCATTAGAGTCGACAATCTCCCAACGCAAAGCAGAGTTAGCAGAAGAAGAGAATGGAAAGCCCTCATGGACTAAGCGATTATTGCTCAATGATAAGTTGTTGTGCTCAAAAATCAG AGAAGAGGCAAATGAGTTGTGTCAAACACTAGAGAATAACGAGGACAAGTCACGTACTGCTTCAGAGATGGCTGATGTACTCTATCATGCCATGGTATTGTTGGCAGTGAAAGATGTCAAAGTAGAAGATGTTCTGCAGGTTCTTCGGCAGAGATTTTTCCAATCTGGTATCGAGGAAAAGAAAAGTCGAGTATCCAAGAAATCAGAGCAAGATTGA
- the LOC130932840 gene encoding histidine biosynthesis bifunctional protein hisIE, chloroplastic isoform X2, whose protein sequence is MTISYAHMLQFSTSILNGKLSFTSDNKGRRTHVLAFASLERPDKNIVIDPKVDSLLDSVKWDDKGLAVAIAQNIDTGAILMQGFANREAVFTTLSSRKATFFSRSRSTLWTKGETSNNFINIHDVFLDCDRDSIIYFGKPDGPTCHTGAETCYYTSVFDSLKQQEIEGNRLALTSLYSLESTISQRKAELAEEENGKPSWTKRLLLNDKLLCSKIREEANELCQTLENNEDKSRTASEMADVLYHAMVLLAVKDVKVEDVLQVLRQRFFQSGIEEKKSRVSKKSEQD, encoded by the exons ATGACCATTTCCTATGCTCACATGCTTCAATTTTCCACTAGTATCCTCAATGGCAAGCTATCATTTACCAGTGACAATAAAGGGAGAAGGACACAcgtcttagcttttgcttcgtTGGAGAGACCAGACAAAAATATAGTCATTGACCCCAAG GTAGACTCTCTGCTGGACAGTGTAAAATGGGATGATAAAGGTTTGGCTGTGGCAATAGCTCAGAATATTGACACTGGAGCCATATTAATGCAAGGTTTTGCAAATAGAGAAGCAGTGTTTACAACCCTATCTTCCCGGAAGGCTACGTTCTTCAGTCGGTCACGGTCAACATTGTGGACCAAAGGAGAGacttctaataattttataaatattcaCGATGTTTTTCTTGACTGTGATCGTGATTCT ATAATATACTTCGGGAAACCTGATGGACCTACCTGCCACACAGGGGCAGAAACATGCTATTATACATCAGTCTTTGACTCACTAAAACAGCAAGAG ATTGAAGGAAATAGGTTGGCATTAACCTCTTTGTATTCATTAGAGTCGACAATCTCCCAACGCAAAGCAGAGTTAGCAGAAGAAGAGAATGGAAAGCCCTCATGGACTAAGCGATTATTGCTCAATGATAAGTTGTTGTGCTCAAAAATCAG AGAAGAGGCAAATGAGTTGTGTCAAACACTAGAGAATAACGAGGACAAGTCACGTACTGCTTCAGAGATGGCTGATGTACTCTATCATGCCATGGTATTGTTGGCAGTGAAAGATGTCAAAGTAGAAGATGTTCTGCAGGTTCTTCGGCAGAGATTTTTCCAATCTGGTATCGAGGAAAAGAAAAGTCGAGTATCCAAGAAATCAGAGCAAGATTGA
- the LOC130932840 gene encoding histidine biosynthesis bifunctional protein hisIE, chloroplastic isoform X3 — MQGFANREAVFTTLSSRKATFFSRSRSTLWTKGETSNNFINIHDVFLDCDRDSIIYFGKPDGPTCHTGAETCYYTSVFDSLKQQEIEGNRLALTSLYSLESTISQRKAELAEEENGKPSWTKRLLLNDKLLCSKIREEANELCQTLENNEDKSRTASEMADVLYHAMVLLAVKDVKVEDVLQVLRQRFFQSGIEEKKSRVSKKSEQD, encoded by the exons ATGCAAGGTTTTGCAAATAGAGAAGCAGTGTTTACAACCCTATCTTCCCGGAAGGCTACGTTCTTCAGTCGGTCACGGTCAACATTGTGGACCAAAGGAGAGacttctaataattttataaatattcaCGATGTTTTTCTTGACTGTGATCGTGATTCT ATAATATACTTCGGGAAACCTGATGGACCTACCTGCCACACAGGGGCAGAAACATGCTATTATACATCAGTCTTTGACTCACTAAAACAGCAAGAG ATTGAAGGAAATAGGTTGGCATTAACCTCTTTGTATTCATTAGAGTCGACAATCTCCCAACGCAAAGCAGAGTTAGCAGAAGAAGAGAATGGAAAGCCCTCATGGACTAAGCGATTATTGCTCAATGATAAGTTGTTGTGCTCAAAAATCAG AGAAGAGGCAAATGAGTTGTGTCAAACACTAGAGAATAACGAGGACAAGTCACGTACTGCTTCAGAGATGGCTGATGTACTCTATCATGCCATGGTATTGTTGGCAGTGAAAGATGTCAAAGTAGAAGATGTTCTGCAGGTTCTTCGGCAGAGATTTTTCCAATCTGGTATCGAGGAAAAGAAAAGTCGAGTATCCAAGAAATCAGAGCAAGATTGA